One Halovivax ruber XH-70 genomic region harbors:
- a CDS encoding class I SAM-dependent methyltransferase — protein MQYDELERIYGRDEYYWGTEPNEMAEETVDAVPDTTGTVTAIDIGAGEGRDAVFFAERGWNVYAMDVSPNGLAKAERLAARRGVTLETIEADANDTTLPESVDVVYSAGTIQYIRPENRERQFDRFKERTTDGGIHTMFAFVDHPEIPTPPDWTDNEHFYERGELAGYYEDWETVRAERFVFEDNSGGEPHRHAAETLIARNSN, from the coding sequence ATGCAGTACGATGAGCTGGAGCGAATCTACGGCCGTGACGAGTACTACTGGGGGACCGAACCGAACGAGATGGCCGAGGAGACGGTCGACGCGGTTCCGGACACGACGGGGACAGTCACGGCGATAGATATTGGGGCCGGGGAGGGACGAGATGCGGTGTTCTTCGCCGAACGAGGGTGGAACGTGTACGCGATGGACGTTTCTCCGAACGGGCTGGCGAAGGCCGAGCGACTCGCTGCGAGACGCGGTGTGACGCTGGAAACGATCGAGGCCGATGCGAACGATACCACCCTCCCCGAGTCGGTGGACGTCGTCTACTCGGCCGGGACGATCCAGTACATCCGTCCGGAGAATCGGGAGCGCCAGTTCGATCGATTTAAAGAACGAACCACTGACGGCGGGATCCACACGATGTTCGCGTTCGTCGACCACCCCGAAATTCCGACGCCACCGGACTGGACCGACAACGAGCACTTCTACGAGCGGGGAGAGTTGGCGGGATATTACGAGGACTGGGAGACAGTCCGCGCCGAACGGTTCGTTTTCGAGGATAATTCGGGTGGAGAACCACACCGACACGCTGCCGAGACGCTGATCGCACGAAACTCGAACTGA
- a CDS encoding redox-regulated ATPase YchF, translated as MLSIALAGKPNAGKSTFYTASTMADVDVANYPFTTIDANRGVSYVRTECPCLERDERCNADNCKDGKRYVPIELIDVAGLVPGAHEGKGLGNQFLDALTNADAIVNVVDASGGTNEKGEPVDVGSHDPLEDIDFVEEEMDLWLAGIVDRNWEGVERASRSPDFDLDDELTEMLSGFGAGPTEIATILRDLEYPDDPIQWDDDHRESLAREVRATTKPIVVAANKIDVAPDENVERLLDLDKPVIPTTAEGELALRRAAENDLVAYDPGDESLEIGADVSDAQREALDDLADTMAEWGGTGVQDALDHAVYELLDHLTAYPVEDAAKWSDGSGNVLPDAFLLPHGSTPVDLAYTVHSDIGDGYLHAVDARSSREISDEYELEEGDVIKIVSTS; from the coding sequence ATGCTTTCGATCGCGCTTGCCGGCAAGCCCAACGCCGGCAAGTCGACGTTCTACACGGCGTCGACGATGGCCGACGTGGACGTGGCCAACTACCCGTTCACGACGATCGACGCCAACCGCGGGGTGAGCTACGTCCGCACCGAGTGTCCCTGTCTCGAACGGGACGAACGCTGCAACGCCGACAACTGCAAGGACGGCAAGCGGTACGTCCCGATCGAGTTGATCGACGTGGCCGGCCTCGTTCCCGGTGCCCACGAAGGGAAAGGCCTCGGCAACCAGTTCCTCGACGCACTGACCAACGCTGACGCCATCGTCAACGTCGTCGACGCCTCCGGCGGGACGAACGAGAAAGGCGAACCCGTCGACGTCGGCTCGCACGATCCCCTCGAAGACATCGACTTCGTCGAAGAGGAGATGGACCTCTGGCTGGCCGGCATCGTCGATCGCAACTGGGAGGGCGTCGAACGCGCCTCGCGATCGCCCGACTTCGATCTCGACGACGAACTCACCGAGATGCTCTCCGGGTTCGGCGCCGGCCCGACCGAGATCGCGACGATCCTGCGCGACCTGGAGTACCCCGACGACCCGATCCAGTGGGACGACGACCACCGCGAGAGTCTGGCCCGTGAGGTCCGCGCGACGACCAAACCCATCGTCGTCGCCGCGAACAAGATCGACGTCGCCCCCGACGAGAACGTCGAGCGCCTGCTCGACCTCGACAAACCGGTGATCCCGACGACGGCGGAGGGTGAACTCGCGCTCAGGCGGGCCGCCGAGAACGACCTCGTGGCGTACGATCCAGGCGACGAGTCCCTCGAGATCGGCGCCGACGTGAGCGACGCCCAGCGAGAGGCGCTCGACGACCTCGCCGACACGATGGCCGAGTGGGGCGGCACGGGCGTCCAGGACGCGCTCGACCACGCCGTCTACGAGTTGCTCGACCACCTCACGGCGTATCCGGTCGAGGACGCGGCGAAGTGGTCCGACGGCAGCGGCAACGTCCTCCCCGACGCGTTCTTGCTCCCACACGGATCGACGCCAGTCGACCTCGCCTACACGGTCCACTCCGACATCGGCGACGGCTACCTCCACGCCGTGGACGCGCGCTCCTCGCGGGAAATCTCCGACGAGTACGAACTCGAAGAAGGCGACGTAATCAAGATCGTCAGTACCAGTTGA